One Methylosinus sp. C49 DNA segment encodes these proteins:
- a CDS encoding methyltransferase domain-containing protein, whose translation MSLHISPPSPPDLVDTLAVWRARFPRFAEMIDAGQSPVKALRYLGLGLWQEGDVTGAVAALTTAASLTPEDAHLLADLGAVLWLDGRKADALQCFIASLERDPSRVQVWLTVASLCNEIGQTATAEHSYLAALDLDPACAEAATGLGLICLESRRYDEAVTLLRGALERGVATPGLYACYGQTLYLIGEFAAARAALEPAAAALPEEAAIVRKYALAACMETALEASPEHAFAAYRRAAGLHAEEDARIGRTVFRALCGFGHKEAAIRFGEALLRESPDDQIIPFHLDALRGTPGARATPAYIVACFDLYAPDFDRHLTETLGYRLPETLQPLLAETARSFPRILDLGCGTGLAAPMLAGFGAQIVGVDLSPRMLEKARERGLYAQLVEQDAQAFLADCDERFDLVVALDMLIYLGDLSALFAGVAARLAPGGVFAFSFETGAGADYTLDPAGRFAHDPAYIEALSQKDFVPLVSRATTIRIEANQPVDGRLVLLRKR comes from the coding sequence ATGAGTCTGCATATTTCTCCGCCGTCGCCGCCGGACCTCGTGGACACGCTCGCTGTCTGGCGCGCGCGCTTTCCTCGTTTCGCTGAAATGATCGACGCCGGCCAATCGCCGGTCAAAGCATTGCGCTATCTCGGCCTCGGCCTCTGGCAGGAGGGCGATGTGACCGGCGCGGTCGCCGCTCTGACGACGGCCGCCTCGCTCACGCCCGAGGACGCCCATCTCCTCGCCGATCTCGGCGCGGTGCTCTGGCTCGACGGCCGCAAGGCCGACGCGCTGCAATGCTTCATCGCCTCGCTGGAGCGCGATCCGAGCCGGGTGCAGGTCTGGCTCACCGTCGCCAGCCTCTGCAACGAGATCGGCCAGACCGCCACCGCCGAGCATTCCTATCTCGCGGCGCTCGATCTCGACCCCGCCTGCGCCGAGGCGGCCACGGGGCTCGGCCTCATCTGCCTCGAGAGCCGCCGCTATGACGAGGCCGTCACGCTGCTGCGCGGCGCGCTGGAGCGCGGCGTCGCCACGCCCGGCCTCTACGCCTGCTATGGCCAGACGCTCTATCTGATCGGCGAGTTCGCGGCCGCGCGCGCCGCTCTGGAGCCGGCCGCCGCCGCTCTGCCGGAGGAAGCGGCGATCGTCCGCAAATATGCGCTCGCTGCTTGCATGGAAACGGCTTTGGAAGCCTCGCCCGAGCACGCCTTCGCCGCCTATCGGCGCGCCGCCGGGCTTCATGCAGAGGAGGATGCGCGCATCGGCCGCACCGTCTTCCGCGCTCTCTGCGGCTTCGGCCACAAGGAGGCGGCGATTCGCTTCGGCGAGGCGCTGCTGCGCGAATCGCCGGACGATCAGATCATCCCCTTCCATCTCGACGCGCTGCGCGGGACGCCGGGCGCGCGCGCCACGCCCGCCTATATCGTCGCCTGCTTCGATCTCTATGCGCCGGATTTCGACCGTCATCTCACGGAGACGCTCGGCTATCGGCTGCCGGAGACGTTGCAGCCGCTGCTGGCGGAAACCGCACGCAGCTTTCCGCGCATTCTCGATCTCGGATGCGGCACCGGCCTCGCGGCGCCCATGCTCGCCGGCTTCGGCGCGCAGATCGTCGGCGTCGACCTCTCCCCGCGCATGCTGGAAAAAGCGCGCGAGCGCGGGCTCTATGCGCAGCTCGTGGAACAGGACGCGCAAGCGTTCCTGGCCGACTGCGACGAGCGCTTCGATCTCGTCGTCGCGCTGGATATGCTGATCTATCTCGGCGATCTCTCGGCGCTGTTCGCCGGTGTGGCGGCGCGCCTCGCGCCGGGCGGCGTCTTCGCATTCAGCTTCGAGACCGGCGCCGGCGCGGATTACACGCTCGATCCCGCCGGCCGCTTCGCGCATGATCCGGCCTATATAGAGGCGCTCTCGCAGAAGGACTTCGTCCCGCTCGTCTCGCGGGCGACGACGATCCGCATAGAGGCCAACCAGCCGGTCGACGGCCGGCTGGTCCTGCTGCGGAAACGTTGA
- a CDS encoding invasion associated locus B family protein has translation MIRPSVLPLLLAAGLGLTVAAPALAKEKPTAEDAAAETKADKKNPAKAEAKKPEAKKAEPAKPGEAKKPDAAKKPADAKKTAEAKKAAAADQSEAPDAKPAKDKNGKPAKGGKDSGGKDAKAAGKEKPTEKEKPGAKTPTAIGSYGDWNAMTAHGQGKDKTCYALAEPKDRQPGKLQRDKAYVFISTRPAEGVRNEVAIILGFAAKDGGGASADIDGDNFELVTKGSNAWVKNPAKEKEFVDALKSGTKLVVKAPSAKGNVTTDTYSLKGLSDALGRVQKECP, from the coding sequence ATGATTCGTCCTTCTGTCCTCCCCCTCCTTCTCGCCGCCGGACTCGGCCTCACTGTCGCGGCGCCGGCGCTCGCCAAAGAAAAGCCGACGGCCGAGGATGCGGCCGCCGAAACCAAGGCAGATAAGAAGAACCCCGCCAAGGCGGAAGCGAAAAAGCCAGAGGCGAAAAAGGCCGAGCCCGCCAAACCGGGCGAAGCGAAAAAGCCGGACGCAGCCAAAAAGCCCGCGGACGCGAAAAAAACCGCCGAGGCGAAAAAGGCCGCGGCCGCGGACCAGTCCGAGGCGCCGGACGCCAAGCCCGCCAAGGACAAGAACGGCAAGCCCGCCAAAGGCGGCAAGGATTCGGGCGGCAAGGACGCCAAGGCGGCGGGCAAGGAGAAGCCGACCGAAAAGGAAAAGCCCGGCGCCAAGACGCCGACCGCCATCGGTTCCTATGGCGATTGGAACGCCATGACCGCGCATGGGCAGGGCAAGGACAAGACCTGCTATGCGCTCGCCGAGCCCAAGGACCGCCAGCCGGGGAAATTGCAGCGCGACAAGGCCTATGTCTTCATCTCGACGCGGCCGGCCGAAGGCGTTCGCAATGAGGTGGCGATCATCCTCGGCTTCGCGGCCAAGGACGGCGGCGGCGCCAGCGCCGACATCGACGGCGACAATTTCGAGCTCGTGACCAAAGGCTCCAACGCCTGGGTGAAGAATCCGGCGAAGGAGAAAGAATTCGTCGATGCGCTGAAGAGCGGCACCAAGCTCGTCGTCAAAGCGCCCTCCGCCAAGGGCAATGTCACGACCGACACTTACTCGCTTAAGGGCCTCTCCGACGCGCTCGGCCGCGTGCAGAAGGAATGCCCGTAG